The window GGGGGAGGGTGTGGGGAGAGGGCCACGAGGAAGGATTGCGTCGTAGCGAGTTGTGGCAAGGAACAAGGTCAAGGAACTATCTTTTGAGGACGATTTAAATTTTATGATCTCTCTAATAGATCCTTTAAAATAGGAAATGTCAAGTTTATTGAGAACGGTGGGAGTTATAAGGTCAGGGAACTATCTTTTGAGGAATGCATTGGTAGTCCTCTTGTGGTCACTACTAGTGCGATCAGTAGCAGTGTGGTTATCATACCACACATTATGGATATCACGCATCCAATGACAGTAGTGAATCAGGATATtcccatgacatctccaatgAAATTGGAGAAGTCtacctcatattgatgagcaagtacttCAACCACCTTAAACACAAGTGCCTTTAAGGCGATCCACAAGGGAAGAGAGAACTATAAATTttcatgattatgtttatctccaagaacatggttttgaaataaagttggaaagtgatcctacatcttttcCAAAATTCAAACAATGTTCTGACtctgaaaggtggattaacgtcATGCAaaaagagttgaagtctatggaaTGATGTTTGGAAACTTGTTGAATTGACTGAAGATAAAAAGCACGTTAGTTGTAAAATGGATATATAAAATCAAGCGGAATTTAAGGGGCAATATTAAAAAGTATAAGGCTCATCTTGTTGCCAAGAGATTTACTCAGAAAGAAGACCTgaattacaaggagactttctcatcggtgtcgatgaaagactcccttagggtaattATGATACTTTTAACTCATTGTGATGCGGAGCTACATCAAATAAACATAAAGACTACATTTCTCAATAGAGATAAAGatgagtctatatatatggtgcaatcagagaactttgagtctaagaaCTCAAatcacctagtatgtagattaaataAGTTCATTTATGATTTAAAATAGGCATCCCGTCAGTAGTAccgaaaatttgatcaagtggttaactaatttggatttaaagagaacctcattaattaattaatatatatataaagttgagTTGGAGTAATTTTGTTATACATATTTTGTACATGGATAATATATTACTtgcaaacaaaatatatatatatatataaaatatgacaATAAATGTGCATGTATGTAAAACAATACCAAATTTGTCATGTTTACCTTAATATTTCCGTTTTTTTTAAGTTATTCCCATCAGGaatgtttttgtttttttaaaatatatcctaaaaaaataaaattatttatatatctCCATAAGGAAAGTGATTATTTATGTATCTCCATGAGGAAAGTGTAGATAGAAAATTAAAGTCATCTTTACATCAAttcatttccttttttttatatatattttaaatgacAATAAGTGTGCATGTATGTAAAACAATACCAAATTTGTCATGTTGTGTACCTTAATATTTCCGTTATTTTAAAGATATTCCCAGCAGGaatctttttgtttttttaaaatatattctaaATAAGAAAATTATTTATGTATCCGCATAAGGAAAGTGATTATTTATGCATCTCATAAGGAAAGTGTAGATAGAAAATTAAAGTGATGTTTCCATCAATTCATTTcccatttttttatatatatattttaaatgacAATAAGTGTGCATGTATGTAAAACAATACCAAATTTGTCATGTTGTGTACATTAATATTTCCGTTTTTTTAAGATATTCGaatctttttgtttttttaaaatatattctaaATAAGAAAATTATTTATGTATCTCCATAAGGAAAGTGTAGATAGAAAAGTGATCTATAATCAATTCATTTACTTTTTTTATTCTATAAATACAAAGGCATATGGGCACTAGGTCAACAACTTGAGAGTATTTGGATCGTAATGGGGGTAGGGTTCCAATTGTTAGCCTTTCTGTGCTTGGTTTCTATTGGTATTTCTACTTCAGGTACTAAACTTTCGCTCAAGtcttttatttatgaaataaatagTACATCTCTCAATTTTCATGTCTAATTGAAAGATGAAATCATTTTCGAACAGGAGAAGATGAAATAATAAATGACTATGGTCCTCCAAGGGCAAATAGACCACCAGCATTAAAATTTAAGAATCAAAATTTTTTATCACAAGAAATGATAAATGACTATGGTCCCCCAAGGGCAAATAGACCTCCGGCATCAGAATCCGAGAATGAAAAATTTTCATCACAAGAAATGATAAATGACTATGGCCCCCCAAGGGCAaatagacctccagcatcagaatccgagaatgaaaatttttcatcacAAGAAATGATAAATGACTATGGTCCCCCAAGGGCAaatagacctccagcatcagaatCAGAATCAGTAAATGAAAAGTTTTCATCACAAGAAATAATAAATGACTATGGTCCCCCAAGGGCAaatagacctccagcatcagaatCCGAAACTGAAAAATTTGCATCACAAGAAATGATAAACGACTATGGCCCCCCAAGGGCAaatagacctccagcatcagaatccgagaatgaaaatttttcatcacAAGAAATGATAAATGACTATGGTCCCCCAAGGGCAAATAGACCTCCAACATCAGAATCCGAGAATGGAAAATTTTCATCACAAGAAATGATAAATGACTATGGCCCCCCAAGGGCAaatagacctccagcatcagaatccgagaatgaaaatttttcatcacAAGAAATGATAAATGACTATGGTCCCCCAAGGGCAAATAGACCTCCAACATCAGAATCAGAATCAGTaaatgaaaaattttcatcaCAAGAAATAATAAATGACTATGGTCCCCCAAGGGCAAATAGACCTCCGACATCAGAATCCGAAACTGAAAAATTTGCATCACAAGAAATGATAAACGACTATGGCCCCCCAAGGGCAAATAGACCTCCAGCATCAAAATTTGAGAATGAAAAATCTACATCACAAGACATGACAAATGACTATGGTCCCCCAAGGGCAAATAGACCTCCAGCTTCAAAATTGTAGGCTGGTTCTTGGGCCAAATCATGTAATGAAATCTTATTGCATCAATAAAGATTTCGTATTTCAATATTTACCTTGCAATAAGCTGACTATGAGAAGTATTTTCTCTAAACAAgactcatattttatttttacccgttaaaattttattaatatttattaaatataattaaattatcaaattgataaaattgaatataaaattataaattaaatcttattctctcccatcataatGAAGAAAAAATTTTCCCCACACGATTAGCATAGTTGGTACTTGCATAGATGATTGTTTCAATAGGACTAATTAATTCTCAATTGATGTAAAATGTGTTACTGGCTACCCGACCTCTCTCGTCCAAAAAGTTATTGTGCAAGAGCAAATGTCTTctatgatatatttatttatttattttggagAATATGAGGTCACCCTCAAGAGTGTGAGATTATTCTGGAATCAATACAAAGAATTTGCCCAAATAAAGATAAAAGTTATTCTCCATACATATGGAGACATAGCTAAAGAACATTAGATCAGAAAAGCTTTATCATGATATCAGCAAGTCGAGAAGTCTTCGTTTATGTAAAACTGATTCTCGAGAATTCCACAACAAGCCCGTCTTAGTTGGATTTCTACCAATTCAACACGAACTTGATGCTGCGAAGGCTACAGATCCACCGAGCTCACAGAACAAAGCGACCGTGACCTGCAACGCCACCAGGTAGTCCTCAGGCATGAGATAGAGGGCCCAGAGCAAGCAATACGAGGCTCAAGCTGAGGAGAGCTCCGGGCGTGGCCAAGTCTGTCGCTGCAGAGAGGACCCCCGGCTCCTCTGCCCTGGAGAGGAGTCCGAGCCTCTCCACTGCAGAGAGGGAGAGGCCGAGATTCTCTGCCGCAGTCAGGAGCCCTGCCTTGGTCAGCAGTCTCAGCTTCTCCACATTGCTGAGCAGCTTCACTGGGGACGAGCCGTTGGCAGTGTCGAACTGTCTTGGACCAGGCTCTCTACAGTGGATCCCTTGTTTTATATAAATATCTAATATAACTCTCATATAAATATAAACAGATATATATTTAGTGAATTTAGAGGTCTTGGATGCGGAATTTATACGagaaatttaattatgaatttaattatatatttagagaatttAGGATTCGTCCGCCGTGCGGGGAAAACTGACGGCCGAGATTAAGCAGGGACTGTCGATGCCATCGCGGGAGTTGTTCTCGGCTCCTCCGGCTTCTTCGACTGCGGCTGCGCGCTGGCAAGCGGAGAACCATTTGGTCCTCATGTACTCGTTC is drawn from Zingiber officinale cultivar Zhangliang chromosome 1B, Zo_v1.1, whole genome shotgun sequence and contains these coding sequences:
- the LOC122039779 gene encoding early nodulin-75-like; the encoded protein is MGVGFQLLAFLCLVSIGISTSGEDEIINDYGPPRANRPPALKFKNQNFLSQEMINDYGPPRANRPPASESENEKFSSQEMINDYGPPRANRPPASESENENFSSQEMINDYGPPRANRPPASESESVNEKFSSQEIINDYGPPRANRPPASESETEKFASQEMINDYGPPRANRPPASESENENFSSQEMINDYGPPRANRPPTSESENGKFSSQEMINDYGPPRANRPPASESENENFSSQEMINDYGPPRANRPPTSESESVNEKFSSQEIINDYGPPRANRPPTSESETEKFASQEMINDYGPPRANRPPASKFENEKSTSQDMTNDYGPPRANRPPASKL